The following proteins are encoded in a genomic region of Anaerolineae bacterium:
- a CDS encoding redoxin domain-containing protein, translating to MMALKVGQIAPDFTLDSHLGSKVSLSDYRGKNHIVLAFFPLAWTPV from the coding sequence ATGATGGCCTTAAAAGTAGGACAAATCGCCCCCGATTTCACCCTGGACAGTCACCTGGGAAGCAAGGTTAGCTTGAGCGACTATCGCGGCAAGAACCACATTGTGCTGGCCTTTTTCCCCCTGGCCTGGACCCCTGTCTGA